Part of the Candidatus Sulfotelmatobacter sp. genome is shown below.
ACTCCCTAACCTCTTGTCATCCTGAGCGCAGCCGCTTTTCAGGCGGAGCGAACGATCTCCCGCTTATCTGCTCTCTTACGAAACTGCCACTTTGCGTGGCTTATCCACCCTCACTTCCAACTTCAAATCCACCGGCTTCTGCGCCTGATGCGGATGCTTATCGCCTTTGTACACCTGCAACTTCGATAGCATGTGCGCCGCCAGTTTGTTCTTCGGCAGCATGCGCCGTACCGCATCTTCAATAATCGCTTCCGGCTTGCGAATCAAGCGCTTGCTGTATTCTTCGGTCCGAATACCGCCGGGATATCCCGTGTAATGGTGATATTTCTTCTGCTCGGCCTTCACGCCGGTGGTTTTGATCTTCTCTGCGTTGATCACAATCACGTGATCGCCGGTATCGAGAAACGGCGTATACTGCGGGTTTTCTTTACCCATGAGGACGCGCGCAACCTGCGAAGCCAGGCGCCCGAGCGTCTGCCCGTCCGCATCCACGACATACCACTTGCGCACAATTTCCCCCTCTTTGGGGAAATACGTAGACATAAAATCTCCCAAGATTGAATAAGACTGCGAAAGAAGACCGCTCGTTGATTCCCTAGCGAGGACGCCAGTGCATCAGGCGGGCAACCACACGACTACCAAGTCTTTAATCTACCGAAATCTGCGAGGAATTGTCAACGTAGAGTTAACAACGACAGGGTTTCTGACCATAAGAGAACGGCTGATCATTGCCTGCGTTGCACCGCCGCCCGCGTTGCACCGCTGCCTGCGTTGCACCCCCGACGGAAATCTACTCGAGACGGCCAGCACTGGCAATGGTCCCCACGCTGGTGGTAATTTTTAATAGGAGGTTCGACATGAAACAACTCCCCCGGTTTCTAACACTGTCTATAGCAGTATTCATCGTCCTTTCCCTGCCCGCCTTCGCGCAGCACGGTAGCCGCGGAGGCGGTGGTCACGCGGTCGGCGGCGGATACATTCCGCCACATGGTCCGCCGGCAATGCACGGCGCACCCGCCCGACCTGCTCCCCAGACTTTTCGCGACCGCGAAGGCCACCCCGATGCACCGCACGTGCACCACAATGGCGAATGGGTCGGCCATGATGTCGCACGCCCTGGTGTGGACTTCCACCTCGATCATCCCTGGGAGCATGGCCGCTTTACCGGCGGCTTCGGTCGGGGCCACGTATGGCGACTCGGCGGAGGCGGTCCCGGCCGCTTCTGGTTCGGCGGCTTCTATTTCAGTGTCGCGCCTTTCGACGTCGGATATTGCGGCGACTGGCTCTGGGACAGCGATCAGATCGTCATCTACGACGATCCCGACCACGACGGCTGGTATCTCGCCTACAACGTGAGGCTAGGAACCTACGTTCACGTGCAATATCTGGGTGGACAATAACCGCCCTTACATAAACCTTTGTCATCCTGAGCGGCGTTCTTTGCCGCGAGGGATCTATGCATTTGGCTCGGTCAAACAAAATGCATAGATCCTTCGGCGCCACAGAACGCCCGCCTCAGGATGACAAAGCAGAAATAGAATTATTATTCGTACGCCAGCGCGTCGATCGGATCTC
Proteins encoded:
- the rplM gene encoding 50S ribosomal protein L13; its protein translation is MSTYFPKEGEIVRKWYVVDADGQTLGRLASQVARVLMGKENPQYTPFLDTGDHVIVINAEKIKTTGVKAEQKKYHHYTGYPGGIRTEEYSKRLIRKPEAIIEDAVRRMLPKNKLAAHMLSKLQVYKGDKHPHQAQKPVDLKLEVRVDKPRKVAVS